A section of the Salinisphaera sp. T31B1 genome encodes:
- the queC gene encoding 7-cyano-7-deazaguanine synthase QueC, giving the protein MNHSDGRPADNATRRRAVVLFSGGLDSTTCLAQAAADGYDCYALSFDYGQRHTAELAAARRIAANDPAVVEHKCVTLDFDGMGGSALTDATIAVPETPTDGIPSTYVPARNTVFLSVALGWAEVLGAESIYIGVNAVDYSGYPDCRPAFIRAFEQLASLATRAAVEQGVRVRIRTPLIDDSKAEIVTRGTALGVDYAQTVTCYQADDDGRACGRCEACRLRRNGFEQAGLADPTRYR; this is encoded by the coding sequence ATGAACCATTCCGATGGCAGGCCCGCCGACAATGCCACCCGTCGGCGCGCCGTCGTACTTTTTTCCGGCGGTCTGGATTCGACTACCTGTCTGGCCCAGGCGGCTGCCGACGGCTACGATTGCTATGCGTTGAGCTTCGACTACGGGCAGCGTCATACCGCCGAGCTAGCAGCGGCCCGGCGTATTGCCGCGAATGACCCAGCGGTCGTGGAACATAAATGTGTCACCCTGGACTTCGACGGCATGGGAGGCTCGGCGCTCACGGACGCGACGATCGCGGTGCCTGAAACGCCGACCGACGGTATTCCCAGCACGTATGTCCCGGCACGCAATACCGTTTTTCTATCCGTCGCGCTGGGTTGGGCCGAGGTACTCGGCGCCGAGTCGATCTATATCGGCGTCAACGCGGTCGACTACTCCGGCTATCCTGACTGCCGTCCGGCTTTTATCCGGGCCTTCGAGCAGTTGGCCAGCCTGGCCACGCGCGCGGCCGTCGAGCAGGGCGTTAGGGTGCGTATCCGAACCCCGCTCATCGATGACAGTAAAGCCGAGATCGTAACGCGAGGCACTGCACTGGGCGTCGATTACGCACAGACGGTGACCTGCTATCAAGCCGACGACGACGGCCGCGCCTGCGGTCGATGCGAGGCCTGCCGATTGCGCCGCAATGGCTTTGAGCAGGCCGGGCTCGCGGATCCGACACGCTACCGGTAA
- the ybgF gene encoding tol-pal system protein YbgF, which translates to MRHVLPIAVVTFAMATAAGTLSRPALAASSDQTNQPVLLAQNSGGPNMFSLLQDIQRLQEQVRDLRGQIDTLKYQLRQNEQGQRDLYENLDKRLSALENGSAGGTGQSSTGSDDYGSAGGGEDGEIQAQYTDAFNKLKNGQYDGAITGFKNFLQQHPESAYSDNAWYWLGEANYVQRNYDESLKAFQTVVNRFKASNKVAGSLYKIGVIQAEQGETDNARATLERVVSQYPDDSAADMARKRLQSMGG; encoded by the coding sequence ATGCGTCACGTACTTCCGATCGCGGTCGTCACGTTTGCCATGGCCACGGCGGCCGGGACTCTGTCCCGGCCGGCGCTGGCAGCGAGCAGTGATCAGACGAACCAGCCGGTGCTGCTCGCACAGAACAGCGGCGGGCCCAACATGTTTTCGCTGCTGCAGGATATCCAGCGGCTTCAGGAGCAGGTCCGCGATCTGCGAGGCCAGATCGATACGCTCAAGTATCAGTTGCGCCAGAATGAGCAGGGCCAGCGAGATCTATACGAAAATCTGGATAAGCGGCTCAGCGCGCTCGAAAATGGCAGTGCCGGCGGTACGGGTCAGTCGAGCACTGGCAGCGACGATTACGGATCGGCCGGTGGCGGTGAAGACGGCGAGATCCAGGCGCAGTACACCGACGCATTCAACAAACTCAAGAATGGCCAGTACGACGGTGCCATTACCGGCTTCAAGAACTTTCTGCAGCAGCATCCGGAATCCGCGTACAGCGATAATGCCTGGTACTGGTTGGGCGAAGCCAACTATGTCCAGCGCAACTACGACGAGTCGCTCAAGGCATTCCAGACGGTCGTCAACCGTTTCAAGGCCAGTAACAAGGTCGCCGGATCGTTGTACAAGATCGGCGTGATTCAGGCCGAGCAGGGCGAAACCGATAACGCGCGGGCGACACTCGAGCGGGTCGTTTCCCAGTATCCGGACGACAGCGCCGCGGACATGGCGCGCAAGCGTTTGCAGTCCATGGGCGGCTAG
- a CDS encoding YebC/PmpR family DNA-binding transcriptional regulator codes for MAGHSKWANIQHRKNAQDKKRGKIFTKLIREITVAARMGGGDPNDNPRLRLAWDKALAANMPKDNIERAIKRGTGDGNADSYEEIRYEGYGPNGVAIMVDCMTDNKNRTVSEIRYTFNRNGGNLGADGSVAYLFERKGVLTYGPDSDDEAVLAPALEAGAEDLVEYDDGSFDVLTAPDDYATVRQAVEQAGFEPAAADVTMRPATTVDLAGEEAASCLKLIEALEDLDDVQSVYSNAELDEATLSGAAA; via the coding sequence ATGGCAGGTCATAGCAAATGGGCGAATATCCAGCACCGCAAGAATGCGCAGGACAAGAAACGCGGCAAGATATTCACCAAGCTGATTCGTGAAATCACCGTGGCGGCCCGCATGGGCGGCGGCGATCCGAACGATAATCCGCGGCTGCGGCTGGCCTGGGACAAGGCGCTGGCCGCCAATATGCCCAAGGACAATATCGAGCGTGCGATCAAGCGCGGTACGGGCGACGGCAACGCCGACAGCTATGAAGAGATCCGCTATGAAGGCTACGGGCCGAACGGCGTGGCGATCATGGTGGATTGCATGACCGACAACAAAAACCGTACCGTCTCGGAAATCCGCTATACGTTCAATCGCAACGGCGGCAATCTCGGTGCGGACGGCTCGGTCGCCTATCTCTTCGAACGCAAGGGTGTGTTGACCTATGGGCCCGACAGCGATGACGAGGCCGTGCTCGCACCCGCCCTCGAGGCCGGCGCCGAGGATCTGGTCGAGTATGACGATGGCTCTTTTGACGTGCTCACCGCGCCTGACGACTATGCCACCGTACGCCAGGCCGTCGAACAGGCCGGCTTCGAGCCCGCCGCCGCCGACGTGACCATGCGGCCTGCGACCACCGTCGATCTGGCCGGCGAAGAAGCGGCCAGCTGTCTGAAACTGATCGAAGCGCTGGAGGACCTCGACGACGTACAGAGCGTCTACAGCAACGCCGAACTCGACGAAGCCACGCTGTCCGGCGCGGCGGCCTAG
- the ruvC gene encoding crossover junction endodeoxyribonuclease RuvC, giving the protein MARILGIDPGSTITGFAVIEGGATPTMCVIDCIRLPRVDFPARLGLIFEGLTRVIQQYRPEEMAIENVFVSKNAASALKLGQARGAAICAAAARGLPVSEYTATQVKQAIVGRGHADKRQIQHMVGMLLGVAGPIQADAADAAGVAICHAHHARTASRMRVAVSTTGRR; this is encoded by the coding sequence GTGGCGCGCATTCTGGGCATCGATCCCGGTTCGACGATCACCGGCTTTGCCGTGATCGAGGGGGGCGCTACGCCGACGATGTGCGTGATCGACTGTATCCGTCTGCCACGCGTGGATTTCCCCGCGCGGCTCGGGCTCATATTCGAAGGCCTGACCCGTGTCATTCAGCAATACCGTCCGGAGGAGATGGCCATCGAGAACGTGTTCGTATCCAAAAACGCCGCGAGTGCGCTCAAGCTCGGTCAGGCGCGCGGTGCGGCGATCTGCGCGGCCGCGGCACGCGGACTCCCGGTGAGTGAATACACCGCAACCCAGGTCAAGCAGGCGATCGTCGGGCGAGGCCATGCGGACAAACGCCAGATTCAGCACATGGTTGGTATGTTGCTTGGCGTAGCGGGCCCGATACAGGCCGATGCGGCCGATGCCGCGGGCGTGGCGATCTGTCACGCCCACCACGCACGGACGGCCTCGCGCATGCGTGTGGCGGTGTCGACGACGGGACGACGATGA
- the tolA gene encoding cell envelope integrity protein TolA: MFAKLVDNWRAILLAVGLHALIAALLILGVQWASDSAASKGNHGERIVSASVVNPASVDTQMPEAVSPAAEPSEQATPEPEKPVEDDSTQQAAEAAAAKAAAEAKEREQQEKANARAKAAQDAAEREKAQAAAKAKSQAEAAAKAKAEEQAKAEAEAKAKAQAKRKAEAEAKAKAEQQAREKAQAEAAQEKAAAEEKARKAAAAQAAREKAEAERKAKAEAAQKAKEAAEREAKAKAAAAQKAKEEAARKAAAERAAAAQRAREAELREAMAAESAGRQNAADSRARGAYIQAIKDRVESNWNRPPGARNISCKVSVKQLPGGQISSFRLLGSCGGAAVDRSVEQAIRKSDPLPKAPSDSVFSSEIVFNFEPDQ; this comes from the coding sequence GTGTTTGCAAAGCTAGTCGACAACTGGCGCGCGATATTGCTGGCCGTGGGTCTGCATGCGCTGATCGCGGCCTTGCTGATCCTGGGCGTTCAGTGGGCCAGCGATTCGGCCGCATCGAAAGGTAATCACGGTGAGCGGATCGTGAGCGCATCGGTGGTCAACCCGGCAAGCGTCGACACCCAGATGCCCGAGGCCGTTTCCCCGGCGGCCGAGCCTTCCGAGCAGGCGACGCCCGAACCGGAAAAACCGGTCGAGGATGACAGCACGCAGCAGGCTGCCGAAGCCGCTGCAGCGAAGGCGGCCGCCGAGGCGAAAGAACGCGAACAGCAAGAGAAAGCCAACGCTCGGGCGAAGGCCGCGCAAGACGCGGCCGAGCGTGAAAAAGCGCAGGCCGCGGCGAAGGCCAAGTCACAGGCTGAGGCCGCCGCCAAAGCCAAGGCCGAAGAACAAGCCAAGGCAGAAGCCGAGGCCAAGGCCAAGGCACAAGCTAAACGCAAGGCTGAGGCAGAAGCCAAAGCCAAGGCTGAACAGCAAGCCCGGGAAAAGGCACAGGCAGAAGCCGCGCAAGAAAAAGCGGCGGCCGAGGAAAAAGCGCGCAAGGCCGCTGCTGCCCAAGCAGCACGAGAAAAGGCCGAGGCCGAGCGTAAGGCGAAAGCCGAAGCTGCGCAAAAAGCCAAGGAAGCGGCCGAACGTGAGGCCAAGGCCAAGGCGGCCGCCGCACAGAAAGCCAAGGAAGAGGCAGCGCGAAAGGCCGCCGCTGAACGAGCCGCGGCCGCCCAGCGAGCCCGCGAGGCCGAGCTGCGCGAAGCGATGGCCGCAGAGTCGGCCGGGCGGCAGAATGCGGCTGATTCGCGCGCGCGGGGGGCCTATATTCAGGCGATCAAGGATCGTGTCGAATCGAACTGGAATCGGCCACCGGGCGCGCGCAATATTTCCTGTAAAGTGAGCGTCAAGCAGCTGCCAGGCGGTCAGATCTCCAGTTTCCGGCTGTTGGGCTCCTGCGGCGGCGCGGCCGTCGACCGCTCCGTCGAGCAGGCGATCCGCAAGTCGGATCCGCTGCCCAAGGCGCCGTCCGACAGCGTGTTCTCATCGGAAATCGTGTTCAATTTCGAGCCGGATCAATGA
- a CDS encoding YbgC/FadM family acyl-CoA thioesterase, translated as MSDSAPVNDDVFRTVVRVFYEDTDATGVVYHANYLKYLERARTLWMEAQGATHRALAADRGVGFTLADANLVFRSPARLDDRLTVSVMVEQRRRARIVLAQQIDCENRVLIKARFTVACVRLSDFKPCALPAFLTKET; from the coding sequence ATGAGTGACAGCGCTCCAGTGAACGACGATGTGTTCCGTACGGTCGTCCGCGTGTTCTACGAGGATACCGATGCCACGGGCGTCGTCTATCACGCGAACTATTTGAAGTATCTCGAGCGCGCTCGAACGCTATGGATGGAAGCCCAGGGTGCGACCCACCGCGCGCTCGCCGCGGATCGCGGCGTGGGTTTTACGCTGGCCGATGCAAACCTCGTTTTCCGTTCCCCGGCGCGGCTGGATGATCGGTTGACCGTCAGCGTGATGGTTGAACAACGGCGCCGGGCACGGATCGTGCTGGCACAACAGATCGATTGTGAAAATCGTGTCCTGATTAAGGCACGATTCACGGTGGCGTGTGTCAGACTTTCCGACTTTAAACCCTGCGCGCTGCCTGCCTTTCTCACCAAGGAGACGTAA
- the tolR gene encoding protein TolR, which yields MNMRRGKRRLANEINVVPYIDVMLVLLIIFMVTAPLLTTGVEVDLPEAPAETIDFGAENQPIVLTVTGDGSLYLNVGENPDQSLDPAQVTSIASRVIQARPDAPVAVRGDGAGSYGNVVRGMVMLQRAGAKQVGLLTDDISDEANP from the coding sequence ATGAACATGCGACGAGGCAAGCGTCGATTGGCCAACGAGATCAACGTTGTGCCCTATATCGACGTTATGCTCGTATTGTTGATCATCTTCATGGTCACGGCTCCGTTGCTGACCACGGGCGTCGAGGTCGATCTGCCCGAGGCGCCCGCGGAGACGATCGATTTCGGCGCGGAGAACCAGCCAATCGTGCTGACGGTGACCGGCGACGGTAGCCTGTATCTGAACGTGGGCGAAAATCCCGACCAGTCACTGGACCCGGCTCAGGTCACCTCGATCGCCTCGCGCGTTATTCAGGCACGGCCGGATGCGCCGGTTGCCGTGCGCGGCGATGGTGCGGGCTCCTACGGCAACGTGGTTCGCGGCATGGTGATGCTCCAGCGCGCTGGCGCCAAACAGGTCGGCCTGCTCACCGACGACATCAGCGACGAGGCCAATCCCTGA
- the tolB gene encoding Tol-Pal system beta propeller repeat protein TolB codes for MKKQYSRKLFALTAMLWLALAGIPAQAALQVDITDSSQSAIPIAISPFGGSLPVDVAQVASNDLESTGLFKVFSRNNMVATPSSPDQVNYDNWRTSSVDNLVVGSAQPNGQGGYRITFDLLDVYQGRSVASFQINAAGNELRDAAHTVANLVYEKFVGKKGYFLSRIAYITMAKEGGGLRYRLIVSDYDGNNPATVYSSRDPIMSPAWSPDGSKLAYVAFDVNRGRSSLRVQDLASGNIREISSRSGINGAPAWSPDGRRLAMTLSFRGNPDIYTYDLNTNQLTQLTNNGAIDTEASWSPDGSRIVFTSDRGGKPQVYRMRSDGSSVERLSYDGESNQRASYSPDGKQLTLVQKSGNGFRIAVMDLDNNNIRIVSDGPLDDSPNFAPNGQAIIYAKQGRNNELATVSTDGQTRSRLSQSGEVREPAWGPLGY; via the coding sequence ATGAAAAAACAGTACTCGCGAAAACTCTTCGCCCTGACCGCCATGCTCTGGCTGGCCCTGGCCGGTATACCGGCACAGGCCGCACTTCAGGTGGATATCACCGACAGTTCCCAGAGCGCCATTCCGATCGCCATCTCGCCATTTGGCGGTTCGCTACCCGTCGACGTCGCCCAGGTGGCAAGCAACGATCTGGAGTCGACCGGTCTGTTCAAGGTGTTCTCGCGCAACAATATGGTGGCCACACCGAGCTCGCCGGATCAGGTCAACTATGACAACTGGCGCACGTCATCGGTCGATAATCTGGTGGTTGGCTCGGCCCAGCCGAACGGTCAGGGCGGATACCGGATCACCTTCGATCTGCTGGATGTCTATCAGGGCCGCTCGGTCGCGAGCTTCCAGATCAACGCGGCCGGCAACGAGCTGCGCGACGCGGCCCATACGGTCGCCAATCTCGTTTACGAGAAATTCGTCGGCAAGAAAGGCTACTTCCTGTCGCGGATCGCCTATATCACCATGGCCAAGGAAGGCGGTGGCCTGCGTTACCGGTTGATCGTGTCCGACTACGATGGCAACAATCCGGCCACGGTTTATTCCTCGCGCGATCCGATCATGTCGCCGGCCTGGTCGCCGGACGGCAGCAAGCTCGCCTATGTGGCCTTCGACGTCAATCGTGGCCGCTCCAGCCTGCGCGTGCAGGATCTGGCGAGCGGTAATATCCGCGAAATCTCGTCGCGCTCGGGGATCAACGGTGCGCCGGCCTGGTCTCCGGATGGCCGTCGTCTGGCGATGACGCTGTCGTTCCGCGGCAATCCCGATATCTATACATACGACCTGAATACCAACCAGCTCACCCAGCTGACCAACAATGGCGCGATCGATACCGAGGCCAGCTGGTCGCCGGACGGCAGTCGGATCGTATTCACCTCCGACCGAGGCGGGAAACCGCAGGTCTATCGGATGCGCAGCGACGGCAGCAGCGTCGAACGGCTGAGCTACGACGGCGAAAGCAATCAACGGGCCAGCTATTCGCCCGACGGCAAACAGCTGACGTTGGTTCAGAAGAGCGGAAACGGCTTCCGTATTGCGGTTATGGACCTGGACAATAATAATATCCGTATCGTAAGCGACGGCCCGCTCGACGACAGCCCGAATTTTGCACCCAACGGGCAGGCGATCATCTACGCCAAACAGGGCCGGAACAACGAGCTGGCAACAGTATCCACCGACGGTCAGACGCGTTCGCGGCTCTCGCAGAGTGGCGAAGTGCGCGAGCCTGCCTGGGGCCCGCTCGGCTATTGA
- the ruvA gene encoding Holliday junction branch migration protein RuvA: MIGRLRGRIVEKQPPRLVIDVAGVGYELEAPMSTFFALGQATNGDHETTLLTQMVVRDDALLLYGFASADERRLFRELIKVSGVGAKLALTVLSGMSVADFVATIEADDAARLTGLPGVGKKTAARLLVEMRDKLSGSSLAPALAASADQVGSNGSTRRDAREALVALGYKPAEAEKLMQGLDTDALDSEALIREALRRAVR, from the coding sequence ATGATCGGCCGTCTACGCGGGCGTATTGTCGAAAAGCAGCCGCCGCGGCTGGTGATTGATGTTGCCGGCGTCGGCTATGAGCTCGAGGCGCCCATGTCGACGTTCTTCGCCCTGGGACAGGCCACGAATGGCGACCATGAAACCACGTTGCTCACCCAGATGGTGGTGCGTGACGACGCACTGCTGCTCTACGGCTTTGCCAGCGCCGACGAACGGCGCCTGTTTCGCGAGTTGATCAAGGTCTCCGGCGTCGGCGCGAAACTCGCCCTGACCGTACTGTCGGGTATGAGCGTGGCCGACTTCGTGGCCACGATCGAGGCCGACGATGCTGCGCGCCTGACCGGGCTGCCCGGTGTGGGCAAGAAAACGGCTGCGCGCCTTCTGGTGGAGATGCGCGACAAGCTGTCGGGCAGTTCGCTGGCACCGGCACTTGCCGCATCGGCCGATCAAGTCGGTAGCAACGGCAGCACGCGTCGGGACGCGCGCGAAGCGCTGGTTGCTCTCGGCTACAAGCCGGCCGAGGCCGAAAAGCTCATGCAAGGGCTCGATACCGACGCACTGGACAGTGAAGCACTGATCCGCGAAGCGCTGCGCCGGGCCGTGCGCTGA
- the queE gene encoding 7-carboxy-7-deazaguanine synthase QueE produces MRITEIFCSLQGEAREAGAVTTFIRLTGCPLRCRYCDTSYAFTGGQWWPLAEILAEVETLAAEYVCVTGGEPLAQPNAIPLIRQLCDAGYRVSVETAGALDIRPVDTRASRVVDIKTPESGESARNRWDNMPALTGHDQLKFVLCSRSDYDWAVEQLAALRLPPGCTVWFSPSHGEIDPTQLADWIVADRLPVRMQLQLHKQLWADAPGR; encoded by the coding sequence CTGCGTATCACCGAAATATTCTGCTCACTCCAGGGCGAAGCCCGCGAAGCGGGTGCAGTCACGACATTCATCCGTCTCACCGGCTGCCCTTTGCGGTGCCGGTACTGCGATACCTCGTATGCATTCACCGGCGGGCAATGGTGGCCGTTGGCCGAGATTCTCGCCGAAGTCGAAACGCTGGCCGCTGAATATGTCTGCGTGACGGGCGGCGAACCGCTGGCCCAGCCGAACGCTATTCCGCTGATCCGGCAACTCTGTGATGCCGGTTATCGGGTGAGCGTTGAAACGGCAGGTGCGCTGGACATCCGGCCGGTGGATACGCGCGCATCCCGCGTGGTGGATATCAAGACGCCGGAATCCGGCGAATCCGCACGCAACCGCTGGGACAACATGCCGGCACTCACCGGGCACGACCAACTCAAATTCGTACTATGTTCGCGGTCGGATTATGACTGGGCAGTCGAGCAACTCGCCGCGCTGAGACTGCCGCCAGGCTGTACGGTCTGGTTCTCGCCAAGCCATGGCGAGATCGACCCGACCCAACTCGCGGATTGGATCGTGGCCGATCGTCTGCCGGTGCGCATGCAACTGCAACTCCATAAACAACTCTGGGCCGACGCGCCGGGGCGCTGA
- the ruvB gene encoding Holliday junction branch migration DNA helicase RuvB yields the protein MPDEHRVIDAVPQGDDARIDRALRPTGLAEYIGQPGVREQMAIFVEAARGRGEALDHVLIFGPPGLGKTTLAHVIANEMQVGFRQTSGPVLERPGDLAALLTNLERDDVLFIDEIHRLSPVVEEVLYPALEDYQIDIVIGEGPAARSIKLDLPPFTLVGATTRAGALTSPLRDRFGIVQRLEFYSRTELTEIVTRSARILDVEIEAAGAGEIARRARGTPRVANRLLRRVRDFAEVRADGRISESVAAGAMDMLKVDDNGFDIMDRKLLGALIEKFEGGPVGVESLAAAIGEARETIEDVIEPYLIQQGFMMRTPRGRMATQATYRHFGLALPANRASVATDLFAPDE from the coding sequence ATGCCGGACGAACACCGCGTGATCGACGCTGTCCCGCAGGGCGACGATGCACGGATCGATCGTGCGCTGCGGCCGACCGGGCTGGCCGAATATATCGGCCAGCCCGGTGTTCGCGAGCAGATGGCGATCTTCGTTGAAGCCGCCCGCGGCCGCGGGGAAGCGCTGGACCACGTGCTGATCTTCGGCCCGCCCGGTCTGGGCAAGACGACGCTGGCCCACGTGATCGCCAACGAGATGCAGGTCGGTTTTCGCCAGACCTCGGGGCCCGTTCTGGAGCGGCCAGGCGACCTCGCCGCCTTGCTCACCAACCTCGAGCGCGACGACGTTCTGTTCATCGACGAGATCCATCGGTTATCGCCGGTGGTCGAAGAGGTGCTCTATCCGGCACTCGAGGACTATCAGATCGATATCGTGATCGGCGAGGGTCCGGCCGCCCGCTCGATCAAGCTCGATCTGCCGCCGTTCACACTGGTCGGCGCCACCACGCGCGCCGGCGCGCTCACCTCGCCGCTACGGGACCGCTTCGGCATCGTCCAGCGGCTGGAGTTCTACAGCCGGACAGAATTGACCGAAATCGTCACCCGTTCGGCACGAATCCTCGACGTCGAGATCGAGGCGGCAGGCGCCGGCGAGATCGCACGACGCGCTCGTGGCACGCCGCGGGTGGCCAATCGTCTGCTCAGGCGCGTGCGGGATTTCGCCGAGGTACGGGCCGATGGCCGTATCAGCGAATCCGTGGCCGCAGGCGCCATGGACATGCTCAAGGTCGACGACAACGGGTTCGATATCATGGACCGCAAGCTGCTGGGCGCGCTGATCGAGAAATTCGAAGGCGGCCCGGTCGGCGTGGAGAGCCTGGCGGCCGCCATCGGCGAGGCACGCGAGACGATCGAGGATGTGATCGAGCCGTACCTGATCCAGCAGGGTTTCATGATGCGCACCCCACGCGGTCGTATGGCCACCCAGGCCACCTATCGGCATTTCGGCCTGGCCTTGCCAGCGAATCGCGCATCGGTTGCAACCGACCTGTTCGCTCCCGATGAGTGA
- the pal gene encoding peptidoglycan-associated lipoprotein Pal has product MSVIKNVLGQRAALVALLVCAMLALSACGKKNLRDGDDMPMAGMGDNSDQGMGMQSGRDIDVRGLEGIDPADRAMFTDPNNPLSTRIVYFDLDSSAIPSRFSDAIQAHARYLSQHPNVKLRLEGHTDERGTREYNVALGERRAESVQQALVLSGASASQLSTLSFGEERPAELGSSESAYSKNRRVEFIYTK; this is encoded by the coding sequence ATGAGTGTTATCAAGAACGTTTTGGGGCAGCGCGCTGCGCTGGTTGCATTGCTGGTCTGCGCCATGCTCGCGCTGTCGGCGTGCGGCAAGAAGAACCTGCGCGATGGCGACGACATGCCGATGGCTGGCATGGGCGATAATTCCGATCAGGGCATGGGCATGCAGTCCGGTCGTGACATCGATGTCCGCGGGCTCGAGGGTATCGATCCGGCCGATCGTGCGATGTTCACGGATCCGAACAACCCGCTGTCGACGCGTATCGTATATTTCGATCTCGACAGCAGCGCCATTCCGTCGCGCTTCTCCGATGCGATTCAGGCACACGCGCGTTACCTGAGCCAGCATCCGAACGTGAAGCTTCGTCTAGAAGGTCATACCGACGAGCGTGGCACGCGTGAATACAACGTCGCTCTGGGCGAGCGTCGTGCCGAGTCGGTCCAGCAGGCCCTGGTGCTCTCCGGCGCCAGCGCAAGCCAGCTGTCGACCCTGTCGTTCGGTGAGGAACGGCCTGCCGAACTGGGTTCGAGCGAGTCGGCCTACTCGAAGAATCGTCGCGTCGAGTTCATTTACACCAAGTAA
- the tolQ gene encoding protein TolQ gives MNVATDMSLWGLVMQASLLVKLVMLALLLASVASWVVIFSKRRLLRATEREMEWFEDRFWSGGNLKDIYSETQQFTDSPQGMPALFKAGYEELKRQRNQGQAHPQEIVPSVQRAMRVVLSRELERLERGLAFLATVGSISPYVGLFGTVWGIMSAFIALGNVKQASLSMVAPGIAEALIATAMGLFAAIPAVVAYNFFSNRVDFIENRFHTFMEEMAGIVERGMSAANPAPRQPARPRPAPEPVRTPPEL, from the coding sequence ATGAACGTCGCAACGGATATGTCTTTATGGGGCCTGGTCATGCAGGCAAGCCTGCTGGTCAAGCTCGTCATGCTTGCGCTGCTGCTGGCCTCCGTTGCCTCGTGGGTGGTGATCTTTTCCAAGCGTCGGTTGCTGCGTGCCACCGAGCGCGAAATGGAATGGTTCGAAGATCGGTTCTGGTCTGGCGGCAACTTGAAGGATATCTACAGCGAGACCCAACAGTTCACCGACAGCCCGCAGGGCATGCCGGCATTGTTCAAGGCCGGTTACGAAGAGCTCAAACGTCAGCGCAACCAGGGGCAGGCGCATCCGCAGGAGATCGTGCCGTCGGTTCAACGCGCCATGCGGGTCGTGCTGTCGCGTGAGCTCGAGCGCCTGGAACGCGGTTTGGCGTTTCTGGCCACGGTCGGCTCGATCAGCCCATATGTTGGCCTGTTCGGCACCGTCTGGGGCATCATGAGCGCGTTCATTGCGCTGGGCAACGTCAAGCAGGCCAGCCTGTCGATGGTGGCGCCTGGCATTGCCGAAGCACTGATCGCAACCGCCATGGGCCTGTTCGCGGCCATTCCAGCCGTTGTTGCCTACAACTTCTTCAGCAACCGCGTGGATTTCATCGAGAACCGTTTCCATACCTTCATGGAGGAGATGGCAGGCATCGTCGAACGCGGCATGAGTGCCGCCAACCCCGCGCCGAGGCAGCCGGCGCGACCGCGGCCCGCGCCGGAGCCGGTTCGCACCCCGCCCGAACTATAA